aatgcagaatatgtgctttataagtacaaATAAACAGCCAGTAAGTTATTAATAGGCATGCAGCTAATAAGCAACTGTTTAATAGTGAGAACAGGTTCCTATACTAACGTGTTACCATTGActctttatgttattttaattatttattgaaattaattgttttataattaatgcGTTGTTTGTGCATCAacaatctgcaaaaaaaaataaataaatacataaaatagtgTTTATGTGGTCAATTTTTACAAGTGGAGTGATTGTTTTTAGTGTTACTTACCGAACTGATCTGGATTCTTTAACCACAGGTAACAAATACTGAAGAACTTCATCTGTTGTATGTTGTTTTCCAATAAACTGTTTTAGATCAAAAACATCCATCTTCTGCTCTGATGTCAGCAACACATAAACCAGAGCTGACCACTGTGAAGAGGAGAGTTTGGTTTCTTTTATTTCTCCAGATTTCAGATAACGCTGGATCTCCTGCATCAGTGAATCATcacccagttcattcagacagtgaaacagattgatggatttcTCTGAAGAGTGATTTTCCCTGATCTTCTGTTTGATGTACTGAAGTGTTTCCTCTTTGTTGTAGGAGCAGCTTCCTGTTTGTGTCAGTAGTTTTTGTAAGAGAGTCTGATTGGACTCCACTGAGAGACCCAGAAAGAAACGCAGGAAAAGATCCAGATGTCCATTCTTACTCTGTAAAGCCTCATTCACAGCTCTCTGATGCAGCTCAGATAATGAATTATATTTCTTCTGGTTAAAAATCCTAGACAACagactttgtttgttttggtcaaatacatttttcttcttgATTGTAAAGGAGAGGTGCACATATAGAGCTGCTAGATGTTCCTGAAGgctcagatgaacaaagcagaagactttcccctgatacaagcccaactcctctctgaagatctgagtgcacaatcctgagtacactgatgcttctgtcacatcaatgccacactctCTCAGGTCTTCATCATAGAAGATCAGGTTGCCTTTCACAAGCTGCTGAAAAGCCAGTTTCCCCAGTTTGAGGATCATGTCTTCATCCTTCACTTTCTTCTCATAGTCCTTCTCATGTTTGATGTTGGTCTGAAggatcaggaagtgtgtgtacatttgagtgagagtcttgggaatctctccactctctgcttgactcaacatcttctctagaacagtggctgagatccagcagaacactgggatGTGACACATGATGTAGAGGCTCCTTGATGACTTCAGGTGTGAGATGATCCTGTTGGCCAGACTctgatcactgattctcttcctgaaatattcctccttctgtggctcattgaagcctcgtacctctgtcactcgatggacacactcagagggaatgagatcagctgctgctggtctggaggtgatccagatgagagcagagggaagcagattccCCACAATGAGGTTCATCAGCAGCACGTCCACTGAGACTGAGTCAGATACTTTACACAGTTTCACTTTGCTCTTAAAGTTCATAGACAGACGacactcatccagaccatcaaagatgaacaacacCTTATATTCATCACAGGATATTTTCAATTCTTGTGTTTCtgggaaaaataaattaagaagaTCTAAAAGACTGAGTTTTTTGTTCTTCATCAAGTTGATCTctctgaaaggaagtggaaataCGAGCTGGACGTCCTGATTCTCTTTgccttcagcccagtccaggatgaacttctgcacagagactgtttttccaatgccagcgactccctttgtcagcacagttctgatggGTTTGTCTTGTCCAGGTAAAGGTCTAAAGATGTCACTGCATTTGATGGCTGTGTCCTCTGTTGCTGCTCTCCTGGATtgtgtctcaatctgtctcacctcatgctcattattgatctctccactctcactctctgtgatgtagagctctgtgtagatctcattcagCAGTGTTGGGTTTCCCTGTATTGCTGTTCCCTCATACAGACACTCAaacttcttcatcagatttgatcTAAATGTGTTGTAGACATCatgactataaaataaatattccacATTACTACATTAGCTAATGAGCACAATGTCTTATATATtctgtataatatttttagatcATATCTCTTACAGAAATGTTATACCTGAGAGCAGGCTGTGTATCTCCACTCTTACAATCTAATGGTTGAATCACAGATGtgtcactcttcatagacacacagctggactctgCTTCTGATCTCTTCTTCTGAACTGGACTAAAACAGAGAGAGATTAAACTTCATCCTTTAAATGGCTCTATGCAACAAATCAACTATATATTTATCATCAAATTCACTTTAAAGTGCactttataattatttcataCACTGTGTTTATACAAAAACTGTGAACTGAACTGTgataatatgataatataaaatgttgtgctataatcatttttatacaaatgttATACCTGAAACCAGGCTGTGTATCTCCACTACTAAAGTTTATTGGTTGATTCATAGACGTGTCTTTATATGTAGTGTCTTTAACTACTgtgtattacataaaaataataaattgttagaTACAATGTACCTATTTCTGTTCATGCTGAATTACACAACATTTTTGCAGCTGTTGAGTTGGGACACATTTAAGGTTATAAAAAGGTTCAGTAGTATGATTTGGTTTACAGGTGGGTTAAGGTGTTATAGTAGGGTCAACAGTATAATTATCAATGTAACTACATTAATTAAAGATGTAATTACAGGaaggtattttaaatagaaatacagtgtaaaaatatgaatgtaCACAATAATTGCATTGTATCAGATGATTAATTTTGAATGTTggtacatagtagttaaagaaacttaaaataaagtgggTCCATTAATCCTTGTAATTGCTGTTTATCAATAAATCaactacatttattattatcaaattcactgtaaagagcactttataatcattttatacacTGTTCATATAAAAATTATGAACTGAACTGTTATATGATAATTTAAAAGGCCATgctataatcatttttatacaaatgtttTACCTGAGACCAGACTGTGAATCTCCACTGTTAAACTTTATTGGCTCCATCATAGACCcgtcactcttcatagacacacagctgggctctgcttctgatctcttctgatgaactgaactaaaacaCAACAGATTTAATCCTTTATGATGAgaacatttaatataacaaaataataatcttaatatacttaatatacatcttaatatacttaatataaggtatttttatgaaaaactcTTGTGGAGGCTTTAtggtcttatttattttttaaatacagaactttaaatactcaaaaatacactttttttataaCACAAAAGGTAATTTGATGTCTTTCAAATT
This region of Labeo rohita strain BAU-BD-2019 unplaced genomic scaffold, IGBB_LRoh.1.0 scaffold_381, whole genome shotgun sequence genomic DNA includes:
- the LOC127160543 gene encoding NACHT, LRR and PYD domains-containing protein 12 is translated as MDETQTSGDEDVFPGYRHFDSVHQKRSEAEPSCVSMKSDGSMMEPIKFNSGDSQSGLSPVQKKRSEAESSCVSMKSDTSVIQPLDCKSGDTQPALSHDVYNTFRSNLMKKFECLYEGTAIQGNPTLLNEIYTELYITESESGEINNEHEVRQIETQSRRAATEDTAIKCSDIFRPLPGQDKPIRTVLTKGVAGIGKTVSVQKFILDWAEGKENQDVQLVFPLPFREINLMKNKKLSLLDLLNLFFPETQELKISCDEYKVLFIFDGLDECRLSMNFKSKVKLCKVSDSVSVDVLLMNLIVGNLLPSALIWITSRPAAADLIPSECVHRVTEVRGFNEPQKEEYFRKRISDQSLANRIISHLKSSRSLYIMCHIPVFCWISATVLEKMLSQAESGEIPKTLTQMYTHFLILQTNIKHEKDYEKKVKDEDMILKLGKLAFQQLVKGNLIFYDEDLRECGIDVTEASVYSGLCTQIFREELGLYQGKVFCFVHLSLQEHLAALYVHLSFTIKKKNVFDQNKQSLLSRIFNQKKYNSLSELHQRAVNEALQSKNGHLDLFLRFFLGLSVESNQTLLQKLLTQTGSCSYNKEETLQYIKQKIRENHSSEKSINLFHCLNELGDDSLMQEIQRYLKSGEIKETKLSSSQWSALVYVLLTSEQKMDVFDLKQFIGKQHTTDEVLQYLLPVVKESRSVRLCGCNLTAQSCGSLSSVLQSSNSVLRELDLSDNHLKHSGVKCLCDGLKSPDCQLEILRLCGCNLTAKSCESLSSVLQSSNSVLRELDLSNNDLQDSGVKHLTDGLKSPNCQLEILRLCGCNLTSQSCESLSSALQSSNSNIPRELDLSNNDLQDSGVKLLSDGLKSPNCVLEILRLSGCMVTEKGCHYVSSALSSNPSNLRELDLSYNHPGDSGVKLLTEKLLDSTCSLDKLNDLIPAPQMNAT